The genome window GCCCAGGCTGCGTTATTAGAATATCTGCACTTCACTAGAAACATACAGTTTACGGATGCAGAGAATATGAGTAAAAATTCACCTcattttcttgaaaagttaTTAGCAAAGGTTGATATTGATGCAAATATTGGGCAGTCCATTACCCGTTACTTGTGTTTTCACCCTATTAATGAATTTGAGCCTTTCTTTGAGAGTTTGGGTCTAAAACCTCATGATTATAATCCTCTTCTTCCACGTGATCTGATGTTTTTATGTGACGATGATTTACTTTTAGAGAATTATCATGTTTTGTGTAATTATGGGATTGCAAGAAGTAAGATAGGAAAGATTTATAAGGAAGCCGCGGAAGTTTTCGGGTATGATTATGGGGTCTTGGTGCTGAAACTAAAAGCTTATGAGGAATTGGGGCTTGGCCAGTCTTTTATGATGAAGTTGGTTGTCTGTAGCCCTTATCTTTTGATTGGAGAGGTGAATGCAGACTTTGTCAAGGTATTAGAGATAttgagaaaagagggagttgaTATCAGTAGGATTGAGGAGCATTTGTCTGAGAAGAGTTCTTATGACTGGAGCAAGTTGCTTGCACTGCTCAACTTATTTAGGCATGCAGGTTACAATGAGGAGCAGCTAGGTGGACTCATAAGCCGGCATCTGGGGATTTTCTTTGAGGATTCAGTGGATAGGATATATTTGCTAATTGGTTTCCTCCTCAAATTTGGATCCACGATGAATCAGATATGTTCTATGTTTTTGCAGTTTCCACAAATGGAATTTGAggaattcttttcaaatttaagGCATTGCTTTCTGTTCTTGAAAGAGATCCAGATGGAGGCACATGAGATTCGGAATATTTTCCATTCTCACCCTCTAATGCTTGGTTCATGTAGATTGAAGAAACCTAACACATTGCGTTTAGCCTTACATGCTGCGGATAAGAGAATGTGTGAAGTCATCCAAGAGAGCCCACAAGTTTTGAAGAAATGGGTGATGGGATCAAAAGTTGAACGATTGCAAAACTTGATACTAAAATCACGGATGCAGAAGACCAAGTTCTTGTTGGACTTGGGAATTGTAGATGACTCAAATGAAATAGGAAAAGCACTTAAGGTTTTCCGGGGCAGTGGAGCAAAGATCCAAGAGAGGTTTGATTGTATTGTGGAAGCTGGTTTGAGCAGAAAAGATGTTTGTGAAATGATAAAAGCATCTCCTCAAATTCTTAACCAAACGAAAGATGTTCTTGAAATGAAGAttgattttcttgtaaataaGGTGGGTTATCCAGTATCATATTTGGTCACTTTCCCATCCTATCTTAATTACACAATGGAAAGAGTGGAGCTTAGGTTAGCAATGTATAATTGGCTCAGGGATCAAGGAAAATCTGTGCCCATGCTTTCCTTGAGCACTGTAATTTCTCTCTCAGATAAAAAGTTCATTAATGAGTATGTAAATAGTCATCGTAGAGGCCCTGAAATTTGGCAGaatttgaagaaagaaatttaTGCTGAATAAAAAGCCACTAGCTGGACCTAGCTTGCACTTCTTTTGTTCTGTCCATTGACAGGGAAGTTGCGAAGAtctttgattttgtaacttctatctttgattttgttacTTCTACTGGCAGAAAAATTTCCGTCTATCTTTGATTGAGGTGTCGGACTGATCAACAACAAGGGGAATTAATCTTGCatagattcaaaaagaaaaaaggaaaaaaggaaaaaaaaaggtcatgtTATGCTCTTACATAGTAATATTTGttagtttaaatatttgtaaacacccatagtttatttattttaatgataacaACTATTAGTGGATTTAATATGCATATCAAAAGTTTTAAtattgtaaaatgtttttcacatcAATCTGATACAATATTGACCCTTGGATGCAAATATGACTTGAAGATGTCTAAGCTAATATAATctaagtttttatataatttaatttggcattgcaaaaataaattttattctaaattattttcatttgtggAATTTTaccatccaaaatatttttattgcctAAACATTTACATAGTGAAAAATACAgtgagaaaaattatttaatcaaatatatttttttattatcaatcaattcattataaatgaaaaacatgaatTGTATCACATGTGCTCTTGCACTTTTAATCACCAAAAAgctttttatccatttttacCTAAAAAGAATTGTTTACGAGAGCTCTatctaaatttgttttgtgtttcgtttATAAACCTGGTAATGATTCGAAAATCAGATTTGTCTTGTACAATTGCACTTGCGAAGGTCAGCCCTTATCATGCTTGAGTGTCGCGGGCTGGCAACTCTTTAGCTGAAACTAAAAATGTGATTGCAAGTAAAGAAAGAATCAGGAGCCACTCTGTGTGGTCGGTCCGCAATGATTGCTTGCAGCGGCGGGAGGGCTCGCTGATGGGGGCCTCAAGGATGTTGTTGAGAATGTAGGACCATTGATAGAAACATATAATACCAGTTAGTTGATGATAGGAAGCTAGTCTTGCAAGAAATTCTTGGGTTGCGGTcgttaaaaagtgtttttttaaaaaaataaatttttatttatttattttagttttaaattaatatttttttatgttgttagatgattttgatgtattgatgttaaaaataattttttaaaaataaaaaatatatatattattttaatacatttttattaacTACCGATagatttcatatatttttgatattgttattatttttactattgcggattaaaaaaataaggttataaaaaacacttttaattgtgattttttatttataaaaataggtttaaaaaatatgtgtgttcgttaaaactatagttttatgaatttttatatgcaaaataaataagaaaatatcttcataaaaaaaaacatgttattttagtttttataaaaccaaa of Populus trichocarpa isolate Nisqually-1 chromosome 16, P.trichocarpa_v4.1, whole genome shotgun sequence contains these proteins:
- the LOC7468940 gene encoding transcription termination factor MTEF18, mitochondrial isoform X3 encodes the protein MTHFGKFKIFKWVSSNFVGSNKTPLSSMVSLFNIAENPRFYSTKRIVQTENGQSISPVSRTEAQAALLEYLHFTRNIQFTDAENMSKNSPHFLEKLLAKVDIDANIGQSITRYLCFHPINEFEPFFESLGLKPHDYNPLLPRDLMFLCDDDLLLENYHVLCNYGIARSKIGKIYKEAAEVFGYDYGVLVLKLKAYEELGLGQSFMMKLVVCSPYLLIGEVNADFVKVLEILRKEGVDISRIEEHLSEKSSYDWSKLLALLNLFRHAGYNEEQLGGLISRHLGIFFEDSVDRIYLLIGFLLKFGSTMNQICSMFLQFPQMEFEEFFSNLRHCFLFLKEIQMEAHEIRNIFHSHPLMLGSCRLKKPNTLRLALHAADKRMCEVIQESPQVLKKWVMGSKVERLQNLILKSRMQKTKFLLDLGIVDDSNEIGKALKVFRGSGAKIQERFDCIVEAGLSRKDVCEMIKASPQILNQTKDVLEMKIDFLVNKVGYPVSYLVTFPSYLNYTMERVELRLAMYNWLKDQGKSVPMLSLRSLISLSDKKFINEYVNSHPRGPEIWQNLKKEIYAE
- the LOC7468940 gene encoding transcription termination factor MTEF18, mitochondrial isoform X1, whose amino-acid sequence is MTHFGKFKIFKWVSSNFVGSNKTPLSSMVSLFNIAENPRFYSTKRIVQTENGQSISPVSRTEAQAALLEYLHFTRNIQFTDAENMSKNSPHFLEKLLAKVDIDANIGQSITRYLCFHPINEFEPFFESLGLKPHDYNPLLPRDLMFLCDDDLLLENYHVLCNYGIARSKIGKIYKEAAEVFGYDYGVLVLKLKAYEELGLGQSFMMKLVVCSPYLLIGEVNADFVKVLEILRKEGVDISRIEEHLSEKSSYDWSKLLALLNLFRHAGYNEEQLGGLISRHLGIFFEDSVDRIYLLIGFLLKFGSTMNQICSMFLQFPQMEFEEFFSNLRHCFLFLKEIQMEAHEIRNIFHSHPLMLGSCRLKKPNTLRLALHAAEKRMCEVIQESPQVLKKWVMGSKVKRLPNLRLKSRKLKTKFLLDLGIVDNSNKIGKALKVFRGSGEKFQERFDCIVEAGVSRKDVCEMIKASPQILGQSKDVLEMKIDFLVNKVGYPVSYLVTFPSYLNFTTQRVELRLAMYNWLKDQGKSVPMLSLRSLISLSDKKFINEYVNSHPRGPEIWQNLKKEIYAE